From the Panulirus ornatus isolate Po-2019 chromosome 58, ASM3632096v1, whole genome shotgun sequence genome, one window contains:
- the LOC139766728 gene encoding putative nuclease HARBI1: MKCPKAPEEWKNVAQRFASKWNYFNCVGTLDGKQVAIKKPRGGGSLYFNYKKFHSIVLMALSDANYKFLYIDVGTEGGAGDGGAWQMCTLARAINNNRAHFPHDTTLPNDDEPIPYHIVANDAFALKTWMMKPYSHQSQDPTEQLYSYRLSRARRVVENAFGLLQMRWRIFGRTMQQDVPVCKKLTMCACVMHNLTLQHYPIDRTVVNYEDQQHDVVPAILM; encoded by the exons ATGAAGTGCCCCAAGGCACCAGAAGAATGGAAGAACGTAGCACAACGATTCGCCTCAAAGTGGAACTACTTCAATTGTGTGGGAACCCTGGATGGGAAGCAGGTCGCAATCAAGAAACCCAGAGGTGGAGGGTCACTGTACTTCAATTACAAAAAGTTTCACAGCATCGTCCTCATGGCCCTCTCCGATGCAAATTACAAGTTCTTGTACATCGACGTCGGTACAGAAGGAGGCGCTGGGGATGGAGGTGCCTGGCAGATGTGCACCCTGGCCAGGGCCATTAATAACAACCGtgcacacttccctcatgacacaaCTCTGCCCAACGACGACGAACCCATCCCCTACCACATAGTCGCCAACGATGCCTTCGCTCTCAAGACGTGGATGATGAAACCCTACTCCCACCAATCACAAGATCCCACCGAACAACTATACAGCTACAGACTATCTCGCGCTCGTCGTGTGGTGGAAAACGCATTCGGGCTGCTACAGATGAGATGGCGAATCTTCGGAAGGACGATGCAACAAGATGTCCCTGTTTGCAAGAAGCTAacgatgtgtgcatgtgtcatgCATAACCTGACACTGCAACACTACCCAATTGATCGCACCGTTGTCAACTATGAGGACCAACAACATGATGTCGTCCCTG CCATATTAATGTGA